From Alcaligenes faecalis, the proteins below share one genomic window:
- the ettA gene encoding energy-dependent translational throttle protein EttA, giving the protein MAQYVYSMNRVGKIVPPKRQILRNISLSFFPGAKIGVLGLNGSGKSTLLKIMAGVDTEIEGEAVPMAGIKIGYLPQEPQLNPEHSVREAVQAGLGQVFEARQRLEQVYAEYAEPDADFDALAAEQAELESIIAAAATSGADDIETQMEIAADALRLPPWDASIANLSGGEKRRVALCQLLLSKPDMLLLDEPTNHLDAESVDWLEVFLRQFPGTVVAVTHDRYFLDNAAEWILELDRGHGIPWKGNYSSWLEQKDDRLKQEEASESARQRTIKKELEWVRQNPKGRQAKAKARLARFEELSSHEYQKRNETQEIFIPVAERLGNEVIEFENVSKGYGDRLLIDNLSFKVPAGAIVGIIGPNGAGKSTLFRMLAGKEQPDSGTVKLGQTVKLAYVDQSRDALANEKTVFDAIADGADLLTVGRFEMPSRAYLGRFNFKGADQNKIVGNLSGGERGRLHLAKTLIAGGNVLLLDEPSNDLDVETLRALEDALLEFAGSVMVISHDRWFLDRIATHILAFEGDSQVVFFDGNYQEYEADKKKRLGEDAAKPRRIRYKSLK; this is encoded by the coding sequence ATGGCTCAATACGTTTATTCGATGAACCGCGTGGGCAAAATTGTGCCGCCCAAGCGGCAGATTCTGCGCAATATCTCCTTGTCTTTTTTTCCAGGTGCCAAGATTGGTGTGCTGGGCCTGAACGGCTCGGGTAAATCCACCTTGCTCAAGATCATGGCCGGGGTAGATACCGAGATCGAGGGCGAAGCCGTCCCCATGGCAGGGATCAAAATCGGTTACCTGCCACAAGAACCTCAACTGAACCCGGAACACAGCGTGCGCGAAGCGGTGCAGGCTGGTTTGGGCCAGGTATTCGAGGCGCGTCAGCGCCTGGAACAGGTCTACGCCGAATACGCCGAGCCCGATGCGGACTTTGACGCTCTGGCCGCCGAGCAGGCCGAGCTGGAATCCATTATTGCGGCCGCCGCGACCAGCGGGGCGGACGATATCGAAACCCAGATGGAAATTGCGGCCGATGCGCTGCGTCTGCCACCTTGGGATGCCTCCATTGCCAACCTGTCCGGTGGTGAAAAGCGTCGCGTGGCCCTGTGTCAGTTGCTGCTATCCAAGCCCGACATGTTGCTGCTGGATGAGCCAACCAACCACCTGGACGCGGAAAGCGTGGACTGGCTGGAAGTGTTCCTGCGCCAGTTCCCCGGCACCGTTGTGGCGGTAACTCACGATCGTTACTTCCTGGATAACGCCGCCGAGTGGATTCTGGAGCTGGACCGTGGTCACGGCATCCCCTGGAAGGGCAACTACAGCTCCTGGCTGGAGCAAAAGGACGATCGTCTGAAGCAGGAAGAGGCTTCGGAAAGTGCTCGTCAGCGCACCATCAAGAAAGAGCTGGAGTGGGTACGTCAGAACCCCAAGGGGCGTCAGGCCAAAGCCAAGGCCCGTCTGGCCCGCTTCGAGGAACTGTCCTCGCACGAGTACCAGAAGCGCAATGAAACCCAGGAAATCTTTATTCCTGTGGCCGAGCGTCTGGGTAACGAAGTGATTGAATTTGAAAATGTCAGCAAAGGCTATGGCGATCGTCTGCTGATCGATAACCTGAGCTTCAAGGTGCCAGCTGGTGCCATCGTCGGGATTATTGGTCCCAACGGTGCCGGTAAGTCCACCTTGTTCCGCATGCTGGCCGGTAAAGAGCAGCCGGATTCCGGTACGGTCAAGCTAGGCCAGACCGTCAAGCTGGCTTATGTGGATCAGTCGCGCGATGCGCTGGCCAACGAGAAAACCGTGTTTGACGCGATCGCTGACGGTGCTGACCTGCTGACCGTGGGCCGCTTTGAGATGCCGTCACGTGCTTACCTGGGTCGCTTCAACTTCAAGGGTGCGGATCAGAACAAGATCGTGGGCAATCTGTCTGGCGGGGAGCGTGGTCGTCTGCACCTGGCCAAGACCCTGATTGCCGGTGGCAACGTCCTGCTGCTGGACGAACCGTCCAACGACCTGGACGTGGAAACCCTGCGTGCCCTGGAAGATGCCTTGCTGGAGTTTGCCGGCTCGGTCATGGTGATCAGCCACGATCGCTGGTTCCTGGACCGTATCGCCACCCATATTCTGGCTTTTGAGGGTGATTCGCAGGTTGTATTCTTCGATGGCAACTATCAGGAATACGAAGCAGACAAGAAAAAACGTCTGGGCGAAGATGCTGCCAAACCTCGTCGTATCCGCTACAAATCCCTGAAATAA
- a CDS encoding isochorismatase family protein, which translates to MPVLNAHQSFVLIVDMQTGLLPAIADHQALVERAGKLAQAARLLGVPVLATEHWAEKIGPTDASLLPHIDKVLHKTHFDATREADFLPALPVGRTRVLLLGTESHVCVLQTGLGLMERGYEPVLVGDCVGSRHPDSRQAAWDRWAMHGLERVSAEMAMFEWLETPANPAFKQVLALIK; encoded by the coding sequence ATGCCTGTGCTCAATGCCCACCAGTCTTTCGTCCTGATTGTTGATATGCAAACCGGGCTTTTGCCCGCCATTGCAGACCACCAAGCCTTGGTCGAGCGGGCCGGGAAATTGGCACAGGCGGCTCGCCTTTTAGGGGTGCCGGTGTTGGCAACCGAGCATTGGGCCGAGAAAATCGGCCCGACCGACGCCTCCCTGCTGCCCCATATTGATAAAGTGCTGCATAAAACCCACTTCGATGCCACACGCGAAGCCGATTTTTTGCCCGCTTTGCCGGTAGGACGCACACGAGTCTTGTTACTGGGTACAGAGTCTCACGTGTGTGTGTTACAAACTGGCCTGGGTTTGATGGAGCGTGGTTATGAGCCCGTGCTGGTCGGGGACTGCGTAGGCTCGCGCCATCCCGATTCCCGGCAGGCCGCCTGGGATCGCTGGGCGATGCATGGATTGGAGCGCGTTAGCGCCGAAATGGCCATGTTTGAGTGGCTGGAAACTCCGGCTAACCCTGCGTTCAAGCAGGTTCTGGCCCTGATCAAATAA
- a CDS encoding glycine zipper 2TM domain-containing protein, with the protein MKMTTITKVGMATVLAVVMAGCSSWDGMSKRQKGAVTGAGLGGVAGAVITNGGILGTVGGAAIGGVIGDQVGKNR; encoded by the coding sequence ATGAAAATGACGACTATCACTAAAGTGGGTATGGCCACGGTTCTGGCCGTCGTGATGGCGGGCTGCTCTTCCTGGGATGGAATGAGCAAACGTCAAAAGGGTGCCGTAACTGGCGCTGGTCTGGGTGGTGTGGCTGGTGCAGTCATCACAAATGGTGGCATTCTGGGTACGGTTGGTGGCGCTGCGATTGGTGGCGTAATCGGCGATCAGGTCGGCAAGAACCGCTAA
- a CDS encoding aromatic ring-hydroxylating oxygenase subunit alpha gives MTELGQMARLVPAHPQLPVSAYFNHALFEREQERIFQQSAVYVGNEKLVPEPGDWRTLIQENAARTLIRSQHGVELLSNVCRHRQALMLGGLPGQPRQANHGSLSSTGGNIVCPLHNWTYNAQGDLLAAPRFKDKPCLNLERYPLRDCHGLLFEGPRNPARDMAALFSRPEFDFQGYVLDHVEIHQCNYNWKTFIEVYLEDYHVAPFHPGLGQFVTCDDLEWEFSDWYSLQRVGVHQALANPGSPTYRQWHDALLAYRQGEAPDFGAVWVTYFPTHMIEIYPHVLVLSTLYPKGPQETMNVVEFYYPEDIVAFERDFVEAQRAAYMETAVEDDEIAERMDAGRRALMERGVCEVGPYQSPLEDGMKHFHEWYRSMMDEDRRP, from the coding sequence ATGACCGAGCTCGGTCAGATGGCACGTCTTGTGCCCGCTCACCCCCAGCTTCCTGTTAGCGCCTACTTTAACCACGCTCTGTTCGAGCGCGAACAAGAGCGTATTTTTCAACAATCGGCCGTGTATGTCGGCAATGAAAAGCTCGTTCCCGAACCCGGCGACTGGCGCACCCTGATTCAGGAAAACGCTGCCCGTACACTGATACGCAGCCAACACGGCGTAGAACTGCTCTCCAACGTCTGCAGACACCGTCAGGCCCTGATGCTGGGTGGCCTGCCCGGCCAGCCCAGGCAGGCCAACCACGGCTCCCTGAGCAGCACGGGAGGCAATATTGTCTGCCCCCTGCACAACTGGACCTATAACGCCCAAGGCGATTTACTGGCGGCACCCCGCTTCAAGGACAAGCCCTGTCTGAACCTGGAGCGCTATCCCTTGCGCGATTGCCATGGCCTGCTGTTTGAAGGCCCGCGCAATCCTGCCAGGGATATGGCTGCCTTGTTCAGCCGCCCCGAGTTCGACTTTCAGGGCTATGTGCTGGATCACGTCGAAATCCACCAGTGCAACTACAACTGGAAGACCTTTATCGAGGTCTATCTGGAGGACTATCACGTCGCCCCCTTCCACCCCGGCCTGGGTCAGTTCGTAACCTGTGACGATCTGGAGTGGGAGTTCAGCGACTGGTACAGCCTGCAACGAGTCGGTGTGCACCAAGCCCTGGCCAATCCGGGCTCACCTACCTATCGCCAATGGCATGACGCTCTGCTGGCCTACCGCCAGGGCGAAGCGCCGGACTTCGGTGCCGTCTGGGTGACCTACTTCCCCACCCACATGATCGAAATCTATCCTCATGTGCTGGTGCTCTCCACGCTCTACCCCAAGGGGCCGCAGGAAACCATGAATGTGGTGGAGTTCTACTACCCGGAGGACATCGTGGCCTTCGAGCGTGACTTTGTCGAAGCGCAGCGCGCCGCCTATATGGAAACGGCAGTGGAGGACGACGAGATTGCCGAGCGCATGGATGCGGGTCGCCGTGCCCTGATGGAGCGTGGAGTCTGCGAAGTGGGGCCCTACCAGTCACCACTGGAGGACGGCATGAAACACTTTCACGAATGGTATCGCTCCATGATGGACGAGGACCGCCGACCATAA
- the minE gene encoding cell division topological specificity factor MinE produces MSFLSFLLGHKKTSATVAKDRLQLILINERGQGGVAPDYLPRLQKELVEVISRYVKINPDDIKVNLDRQDSLEVLEVKIEMPQIDASALENK; encoded by the coding sequence ATGTCTTTCCTGTCCTTCCTGCTCGGTCACAAGAAAACGTCGGCAACAGTTGCCAAGGACCGTCTGCAACTGATCCTTATTAACGAACGTGGCCAAGGGGGTGTTGCCCCGGATTACTTGCCCCGCTTGCAAAAAGAGCTGGTCGAAGTGATCTCGCGCTACGTGAAGATTAATCCCGATGACATCAAGGTGAACCTTGATCGCCAGGACTCGCTGGAAGTGCTGGAAGTCAAAATAGAAATGCCGCAAATTGATGCCAGCGCGCTGGAAAACAAGTAA
- the minD gene encoding septum site-determining protein MinD, with translation MARIVVVTSGKGGVGKTTTSASFASGLAMRGHKTVVIDFDVGLRNLDLIMGCERRVVYDFVNVIQGEATLNQALIRDKQLENLFILPASQTRDKDALTREGVEKVLEELKGMGFEYIVCDSPAGIETGALMASYFADDALVVTNPEVSSVRDSDRILGILAAKSRRGEQGKEPIKEYLLLTRYSPKRVSDGEMLSLQDVEDILRIKLIGVTPESETVLQASNQGVPVIHIKESDVSQAYQDIVDRYLGGEKPLRFVDYEKPGLFKRLFGGK, from the coding sequence ATGGCGCGTATAGTTGTAGTGACCTCCGGCAAGGGTGGCGTGGGCAAAACCACCACCAGTGCCAGTTTTGCATCTGGTCTTGCGATGCGCGGTCACAAGACCGTGGTCATCGACTTTGACGTCGGCTTGCGCAACCTGGACTTGATCATGGGTTGCGAGCGACGCGTGGTGTATGACTTCGTCAATGTGATCCAGGGCGAAGCAACATTGAACCAGGCCCTGATCCGTGACAAACAGCTGGAAAATCTGTTCATCCTGCCCGCTTCCCAGACGCGTGACAAAGACGCCCTGACCCGCGAAGGCGTGGAGAAAGTACTGGAAGAGCTCAAGGGCATGGGCTTTGAATACATTGTGTGCGACTCGCCCGCAGGTATCGAAACCGGCGCCTTGATGGCCTCCTACTTTGCAGACGATGCACTGGTTGTGACCAACCCCGAAGTGTCTTCGGTTCGTGACTCGGACCGCATCCTGGGCATTCTGGCCGCCAAATCGCGCCGTGGTGAACAGGGCAAAGAGCCCATCAAAGAATATTTGCTGCTAACCCGCTACAGCCCCAAACGTGTGTCGGATGGCGAAATGCTGTCCCTGCAAGACGTTGAAGATATCTTGCGCATCAAACTGATTGGGGTCACCCCCGAGTCGGAAACCGTGCTGCAGGCATCCAACCAAGGAGTACCCGTTATCCATATCAAGGAAAGTGATGTGTCCCAGGCCTATCAGGACATCGTAGATCGTTACCTGGGTGGCGAAAAACCATTGCGTTTTGTGGATTACGAAAAGCCAGGTCTGTTCAAGCGCCTGTTCGGAGGAAAGTGA
- the minC gene encoding septum site-determining protein MinC has translation MNDQTHAKGPQALDFKSATLYAVRVVLRSADTAEQLAALSQRMKDAGSFFEDEPVVIDASAIDAPVDWATLVAALREHKLHPVGIIAHPDHADNAIDSGLPHVELSNPPARPQAQAAPDKEVPVLSQAAQQEAPAAAAPPPPAIAPAALIINRQLRSGQRIYARHTDLIVIGAVSQGAEVVADGNIHVYGPLRGKAMAGARGDAKARIFTTELDPELIAIAGVYRIIETRLDAQLRNKPVVVTLEDDTLRFDPLSS, from the coding sequence GTGAACGATCAGACTCATGCCAAAGGGCCACAGGCCCTGGATTTCAAAAGCGCCACACTGTACGCCGTACGGGTGGTGCTGCGCTCGGCTGACACGGCCGAGCAGTTAGCCGCTCTGTCTCAACGCATGAAAGACGCTGGCTCCTTCTTTGAGGACGAGCCCGTCGTCATTGATGCCAGCGCCATTGACGCGCCAGTGGATTGGGCCACGCTGGTTGCCGCTTTGCGTGAGCACAAGCTGCACCCTGTGGGCATCATTGCCCACCCTGACCATGCGGATAACGCCATCGACAGTGGCTTGCCACACGTCGAACTGTCCAATCCACCTGCCCGCCCACAAGCTCAGGCAGCACCGGACAAGGAAGTGCCTGTGTTGTCGCAAGCGGCCCAGCAAGAAGCCCCCGCGGCGGCCGCCCCGCCACCGCCCGCCATTGCTCCGGCTGCGCTCATCATCAACCGTCAGCTGCGTTCCGGCCAGCGCATCTACGCGCGCCACACGGACCTGATCGTGATCGGTGCCGTCAGCCAAGGTGCGGAAGTGGTGGCCGATGGCAATATCCACGTCTACGGCCCACTACGCGGCAAGGCCATGGCCGGTGCCCGTGGCGATGCGAAAGCACGCATCTTCACCACTGAACTGGACCCGGAACTGATCGCCATTGCCGGTGTGTATCGCATTATTGAAACGCGACTGGATGCGCAACTGCGCAACAAGCCCGTTGTCGTCACGCTGGAAGACGACACGCTCAGATTTGATCCCCTGAGCTCCTGA
- a CDS encoding glutamine--tRNA ligase/YqeY domain fusion protein produces MTSDTTPAPVSNFLRTIIDQDLSAGRYAQKTWAGQPGPASTQEGAAVDAARIRTRFPPEPNGYLHIGHAKSICLNFGLASDYQGACHLRFDDTNPEKEEQEYVDAIIDMVKWLGFDWTFKKEENLYFASDYFDYMYQFAEALVNAGHAYVDEQSAEEMRTNRGTLTEKGVNSPWRDRPAEESIKLLREMRDGKHPDGSMALRAKIDMGSPNINMRDPVMYRIRHAEHHRTGDKWCIYPMYSWAHPVEDALERITHSLCTLEFEDQRPFYNWILERLVELGQLSDPLPKQYEFSRLNLSYVVTSKRKLRQLVQENHVSGWDDPRMPTLAGLRRRGYSAGAIRLFTDRLGVSKAAQHVDYSLLEQALRDDLDPVADRSVAILDPIELIITNYPEGQTELCHAPRNPHNPEAGQREFPFSGRLYIEREDFKEEPPKKYFRLFPGNTVRLKYGYVVRCTGCVKDEQGNVTQVLAEYLPDTKSGTPGADSVKVKGNITWISAEHAIAAEIRLYDRLFAHPQPDAADQDFLEHINPNSLRVIQGWLEPGTKATPDARWQFERLGYFVADRVDSTPEKPVLNRTTTLKDTWV; encoded by the coding sequence ATGACCTCTGACACCACTCCCGCTCCCGTATCTAATTTTCTGCGCACGATCATCGACCAGGATCTGAGCGCTGGCCGTTACGCACAAAAGACCTGGGCCGGTCAACCGGGCCCGGCAAGCACCCAGGAAGGGGCGGCTGTTGATGCCGCGCGTATTCGTACGCGCTTCCCCCCCGAACCCAATGGCTATCTGCACATTGGGCACGCCAAAAGCATCTGTTTGAACTTCGGATTGGCCAGCGACTACCAGGGCGCCTGCCACCTGCGTTTTGACGACACCAACCCTGAGAAAGAAGAACAGGAATACGTGGACGCCATTATCGACATGGTGAAATGGCTGGGCTTTGACTGGACCTTCAAGAAAGAAGAAAACCTGTACTTTGCCAGCGACTACTTTGACTACATGTACCAGTTTGCCGAAGCACTGGTAAATGCGGGTCATGCCTATGTTGACGAGCAAAGCGCTGAAGAAATGCGCACTAACCGGGGCACCCTGACCGAAAAAGGCGTGAACTCGCCCTGGCGCGACCGCCCTGCCGAGGAGTCCATCAAGCTGCTGCGCGAAATGCGCGACGGCAAGCACCCCGATGGCAGCATGGCCCTGCGTGCCAAGATTGATATGGGCTCACCCAATATCAATATGCGCGACCCGGTCATGTACCGTATCCGCCACGCCGAACACCATCGTACCGGCGACAAATGGTGCATCTACCCCATGTACAGCTGGGCGCACCCTGTGGAAGACGCGCTTGAGCGCATCACCCACAGCCTGTGCACCCTGGAATTCGAAGACCAGCGCCCCTTCTACAACTGGATTCTGGAGCGCCTGGTCGAGCTGGGTCAGTTATCCGACCCGCTGCCCAAGCAGTACGAGTTCTCGCGTCTGAACCTGTCCTATGTGGTGACCAGCAAGCGCAAGCTGCGCCAGCTGGTTCAGGAAAACCATGTGTCCGGTTGGGATGATCCGCGCATGCCCACCCTGGCCGGTTTGCGCCGCCGTGGCTACAGCGCCGGTGCCATTCGTCTGTTCACGGACCGTCTGGGTGTGTCCAAAGCCGCCCAGCACGTGGACTACAGCCTGCTGGAACAAGCCCTGCGCGATGATCTGGACCCGGTGGCCGACCGCAGCGTTGCCATTCTGGACCCGATCGAACTGATCATTACCAATTACCCGGAAGGCCAAACCGAGCTGTGTCACGCACCGCGCAATCCGCACAATCCGGAGGCTGGCCAACGCGAGTTCCCCTTCTCCGGTCGCCTGTACATTGAACGCGAGGACTTCAAGGAAGAGCCGCCTAAAAAGTACTTCCGTCTGTTCCCCGGCAATACCGTGCGTCTGAAGTACGGCTATGTGGTGCGTTGCACCGGCTGCGTCAAGGACGAGCAAGGCAATGTCACCCAGGTGCTGGCTGAATACCTGCCCGACACCAAGAGCGGCACGCCCGGTGCGGACTCGGTCAAGGTCAAGGGCAATATCACCTGGATCAGCGCTGAGCACGCCATTGCGGCCGAGATTCGTCTGTACGACCGTCTCTTTGCCCATCCTCAGCCCGATGCGGCCGACCAGGACTTCCTGGAGCACATCAACCCGAACTCGCTGCGCGTGATTCAGGGCTGGCTGGAACCCGGCACCAAGGCCACGCCCGATGCCCGCTGGCAGTTTGAACGCCTGGGCTACTTTGTGGCGGACCGTGTGGACTCCACCCCGGAAAAACCCGTTCTTAACCGCACCACGACTCTGAAAGACACCTGGGTCTAA
- a CDS encoding cytochrome ubiquinol oxidase subunit I — protein sequence MTHSALSLSHAQFFLSLGFMLLFLALELGLAWVLLYFKLRTFGSNATAWMGAYRFWVRLFALAFILSFAASMPVLIQFGSVWPGLMEQVGDVIGPMLAASMLSLFIFKSCFLGVMLFAQRMLSNLVHTLVVLMVALGVTVTAFWLVAIVAWMQVPTGVDVIEGHYVVMEWLDVLSTPALPWYAGLLFAGSLLTVAFFMLGVTCAQTMQKPVTDQERLAFRSALFLGAGAWLALVFAGVGNGFMTAEHQPAKAAAAAAYWESGSQPDLILVAAPSAMQDSVLGVLRWSHAGGRWLGRNDSGILMGLDQFSEAMPPVTLTFWSFRVAVLAGTLMLFLLLWVMLRTRRYGLDPHSLSYRERQLMVAASVLGWILLLGGAAYVLLGFLPYLVGNDIKAVQVQSTESVFTVGLGLLFYGLVYVLCMIGFFQKLRHAVRFGVVPIARHRGRA from the coding sequence ATGACGCACTCCGCCCTTTCTCTGTCTCATGCCCAGTTTTTCCTTAGCCTGGGCTTCATGCTGCTGTTTCTGGCTCTGGAGCTGGGGCTGGCCTGGGTGTTGCTGTACTTCAAGCTTAGAACCTTTGGCAGCAATGCAACAGCCTGGATGGGGGCCTACCGTTTTTGGGTGCGTCTGTTTGCGCTGGCGTTCATTTTAAGTTTTGCCGCGTCCATGCCGGTGCTGATTCAGTTTGGCAGTGTCTGGCCGGGGCTGATGGAGCAGGTGGGCGATGTCATTGGTCCCATGCTGGCGGCTTCCATGTTGTCGCTGTTCATCTTCAAATCCTGCTTTTTGGGGGTGATGCTGTTTGCCCAGCGCATGCTCTCCAATCTGGTTCATACCCTGGTGGTATTGATGGTGGCTCTGGGTGTGACGGTGACGGCCTTCTGGCTGGTGGCGATTGTGGCCTGGATGCAGGTGCCTACGGGTGTCGATGTCATTGAGGGCCATTACGTGGTGATGGAATGGCTGGATGTGCTCAGCACACCGGCCTTGCCCTGGTACGCCGGCCTTTTATTTGCCGGCAGTTTGCTGACGGTCGCTTTTTTCATGCTGGGCGTGACTTGCGCACAGACCATGCAAAAGCCGGTTACCGATCAGGAGCGTCTGGCTTTTCGTAGCGCCTTGTTTCTGGGGGCGGGCGCTTGGCTGGCCCTGGTCTTTGCGGGGGTCGGCAATGGTTTCATGACCGCCGAGCATCAGCCTGCCAAGGCCGCGGCAGCGGCGGCGTATTGGGAAAGCGGCTCGCAGCCTGATCTGATTCTGGTCGCTGCGCCTTCGGCCATGCAGGACAGCGTATTGGGTGTGTTGCGCTGGTCACATGCCGGTGGGCGTTGGCTGGGTCGCAATGACAGTGGCATCCTGATGGGCCTGGATCAGTTTTCCGAGGCCATGCCGCCCGTTACCTTGACCTTCTGGTCCTTCCGTGTGGCGGTGCTGGCCGGGACCTTGATGCTGTTCCTTCTGCTTTGGGTGATGTTGCGTACCCGCCGTTACGGACTGGACCCGCATTCCCTTTCTTATAGAGAGCGCCAGCTCATGGTGGCGGCATCGGTGCTGGGCTGGATCCTGTTGCTGGGCGGTGCGGCTTATGTCCTGTTGGGTTTTTTGCCGTATCTGGTGGGTAACGATATCAAGGCCGTGCAGGTGCAAAGCACCGAAAGCGTCTTTACCGTAGGCCTGGGTTTGCTGTTTTATGGCCTGGTCTACGTCTTGTGCATGATTGGTTTTTTCCAGAAGTTGCGACATGCCGTTCGTTTTGGTGTGGTACCGATCGCACGTCATCGGGGGCGGGCATGA
- a CDS encoding cytochrome d ubiquinol oxidase subunit II: MIDSFANALGLGAHDPAFWMPLAFLALFFLIIVAGTVLDGFDIGVGCLSLLAPDSLRPRMLSLLSPWRDANEFWLFLGLGLFVCAFPKAWGAVMGGLYEPLCALGVGVFARSVSFEFRLRAPVERQSRWQMGFALGSWLTAFSHGVLLAQVVVGFQSDAGYIWFSVFMGFCAIAAYCLLGASWLIMREAGELRARAVNWGRRSVRWFAAGAVGVSVVLAFVNAGVLLKWSDGPYWGLVLFLWALILSCFVSIEMSLQRMINSSYRTTTLPFLLTLFVMVSVMAGLAFSFFPYLILDEMTIWDAAAGVPALSLILSAIVITLPIVLIFNVWVYWRMFGLSRPPLPPSFKG, from the coding sequence ATGATTGATTCTTTTGCAAACGCGTTGGGCCTGGGGGCCCATGATCCCGCGTTCTGGATGCCGCTGGCGTTTCTGGCCCTGTTCTTTTTGATTATTGTGGCCGGTACGGTTCTGGACGGCTTCGATATTGGTGTGGGCTGCCTGTCCTTGCTGGCACCGGACTCCTTGCGTCCCCGCATGTTGTCATTGCTCAGCCCTTGGCGTGATGCCAACGAGTTCTGGCTGTTTCTGGGCCTGGGCTTGTTTGTCTGCGCCTTCCCCAAGGCTTGGGGAGCGGTGATGGGCGGTCTGTATGAGCCGTTATGTGCCTTGGGTGTTGGCGTCTTTGCCCGTTCCGTCTCCTTCGAGTTCCGGCTGCGTGCCCCGGTAGAGCGTCAGTCCCGCTGGCAGATGGGTTTTGCGCTGGGCTCCTGGCTGACAGCGTTCTCCCATGGTGTGCTGCTGGCACAAGTCGTGGTAGGTTTCCAAAGCGACGCAGGCTATATCTGGTTCTCTGTTTTCATGGGCTTTTGCGCTATTGCCGCCTATTGCTTGCTGGGTGCCAGTTGGCTCATCATGCGCGAAGCCGGGGAGCTGCGTGCCCGTGCGGTCAACTGGGGCCGTCGTTCGGTACGCTGGTTTGCTGCTGGTGCCGTGGGTGTTTCGGTGGTGCTGGCCTTTGTGAATGCTGGCGTGCTGCTTAAATGGAGCGACGGGCCGTACTGGGGCTTGGTTCTGTTCTTGTGGGCCTTGATTCTTAGCTGCTTTGTGTCGATTGAAATGAGCCTGCAGCGCATGATCAACAGCAGCTATCGCACCACAACCTTGCCCTTTTTGCTGACTTTATTCGTGATGGTTTCCGTCATGGCCGGGCTGGCGTTCAGCTTCTTCCCTTATCTGATTCTGGACGAGATGACGATCTGGGACGCCGCTGCCGGGGTGCCTGCCCTGAGTCTGATCCTGTCGGCGATTGTGATTACCTTGCC